One window of Pyrus communis chromosome 12, drPyrComm1.1, whole genome shotgun sequence genomic DNA carries:
- the LOC137711161 gene encoding uncharacterized protein: MLPHSYAVDSHSKSQDLACTILASSAPHQISSTCASIESFLHSLSPDQSRHFFSLTFPTLICKIFGFEDATSSPPPLPQPTSQQQPSPSSPSSSPNGWIDTVLASNDVDLANRLFALLAPNSLLFNAISAVDRLSLVKYVFPIERLPEWVRFMLSSENDSRVLSDLAPIFKNRVKEDSIKPNFYQLQLNVFEYYMFWFAYYPVCRGNGENCDVVSIKRNKRFKFENWVSSISGFSSTRRGAEVKIECNLYIRFLYAYLRAFVGGTDLNQQLPHRSSLLHYSSGYDSSVIAQAEFFVNALVNFWLVDNDFSPLPVNLCKSSGVSFPFRSVLGETPPTPGLGEVVKLFVKYLNLGLVVHRDGNENMENYGSPRWRVPGSFDAFKLRDVVAVSPGIGSWNLLIQRPLYRFILRTFLFCPVGASIKNISEVFSVWITYIEPWDISLDDFSDLDTVFDGSTKNGRKDSLQPQDRCFTSSWQGYVLANYLYYSSLVMHFIGFAHKFLHTDPEIIVQMVLKILTILTSSKELMDLLKMVDTAFHSKQAGSGKSMCNRLYRFVTPIREQLQDWEDGLSESDADGSFLHENWNKDLRLFSDGEDGGQQLLQLFVLRAEAELLAVSGDNGAHNLQCIDSLKAQVSYVFGGHTVKVLSFSPEPKQPPQPRDEIFKPRRVGNHTLADVKYKGDWMKRPISDDEVAWMARLLVEFSGWINERLGLNQSESSQADPSYVEVSSDVVGNVFGLTDTMKAVLGAVGSWLVMLGVAVVKLMRKHGLRVNLRMLASKKVVMVLLLSAVYTILKKAFGMYQRV, from the exons ATGCTCCCGCACTCGTACGCCGTCGATTCCCATTCCAAATCCCAAGACCTCGCCTGCACCATCCTCGCCTCCTCCGCCCCGCACCAGATCTCCTCCACCTGCGCCTCCATCGAGTCTTTCCTGCACTCCCTCTCACCCGACCAATCCCGCCACTTCTTCTCCCTCACTTTCCCAACCCTCATCTGCAAGATCTTCGGCTTCGAGGATGCAACGTCATCACCGCCGCCTCTGCCACAACCAACTTCACAGCAACAACCCTCGCCCTCCTCCCCTTCCTCCTCACCCAACGGCTGGATTGATACCGTCCTAGCGTCCAACGACGTAGATTTAGCCAACAGGCTCTTCGCCCTCCTCGCCCCCAACAGCCTCCTCTTCAACGCAATATCCGCCGTTGATCGCCTCTCCCTCGTCAAATACGTGTTCCCTATTGAACGGTTGCCGGAATGGGTCCGATTCATGCTCTCGTCGGAAAATGATAGCCGGGTATTATCCGATTTAGCCCCAATTTTCAAAAATAGGGTTAAGGAAGACTCAATTAAACCCAATTTCTATCAACTCCAGCTCAATGTCTTTGAATATTACATGTTTTGGTTCGCTTATTACCCTGTTTGTCGGGGAAATGGCGAAAATTGTGATGTTGTTTCTataaaaaggaacaaaaggTTTAAATTTGAGAATTGGGTTTCATCAATTTCTGGTTTTTCAAGCACTAGGCGCGGGGCGGAGGTTAAAATTGAATGCAACTTATATATTAGGTTTTTGTATGCATATCTTCGTGCTTTTGTTGGTGGAACTGATTTGAATCAGCAACTGCCACACCGTAGTTCGCTTTTGCATTACTCATCGGGATATGATAGCTCGGTCATAGCTCAGGCAGAGTTTTTTGTTAATGCTTTGGTGAACTTTTGGTTGGTTGATAATGATTTTTCACCGCTACCTGTTAATCTGTGCAAGTCATCTGGGGTTTCATTCCCATTCCGATCAGTTTTGGGCGAGACCCCACCAACCCCCGGGTTAGGAGAGGTGGTGAAGTTGTTTGTGAAGTACTTGAATTTGGGTTTGGTCGTGCATAGAGATGGAAATGAGAATATGGAAAACTATGGGAGTCCGAGGTGGAGAGTGCCGGGTTCATTTGATGCCTTCAAGTTGAGGGATGTAGTGGCGGTTTCACCAGGTATCGGATCTTGGAACTTGCTGATACAGAGGCCGCTGTACCGGTTTATATTGAGGACATTCTTGTTTTGTCCAGTGGGGGCTTCGATTAAAAATATATCAGAGGTGTTTTCGGTTTGGATTACCTATATTGAACCTTGGGATATTAGTTTGGATGACTTTTCAGATCTTGATACTGTTTTTGACGGATCAACTAAGAACGGGAGAAAGGATAGCCTGCAGCCTCAAGACCGTTGCTTTACATCTTCTTGGCAGGGTTATGTGCTGGCCAACTACTTGTATTACAGTTCCTTGGTTATGCATTTTATTGGGTTTGCCCACAAGTTTCTTCACACTGATCCAGAAATAATTGTCCAGATGGTATTGAAG ATCCTAACTATATTGACATCATCCAAAGAACTCATGGACCTTTTAAAGATGGTGGATACTGCTTTTCATTCCAAACAAGCAGGATCAGGAAAATCGATGTGTAATAGGTTATATAGATTTGTCACTCCAATTCGCGAACAGCTCCAG GACTGGGAGGATGGTTTATCTGAGAGTGATGCAGATGGGTCTTTCTTGCATGAGAATTGGAATAAAGATTTACGATTGTTCAGTGATGGAGAAGATGGCGGGCAACAGTTGCTTCAG TTGTTCGTATTACGCGCAGAAGCTGAGTTGCTAGCTGTTTCTGGTGATAATGGTGCGCACAACCTTCAGTGCATAGACTCTTTGAAAGCTCAGGTGAGCTATGTATTTGGTGGGCATACTGTAAAGGTACTATCATTTTCTCCTGAACCAAAACAGCCTCCGCAACCCCGTGATGAAATATTCAAGCCCAGGAGAGTTGGCAACCACACTCTGGCTGATGTCAAATACAAGGGTGACTGGATGAAGCGCCCCATCTCCGATGATGAGGTTGCTTGGATGGCGAGATTACTTGTTGAGTTTTCCGGTTGGATAAATGAGCGTCTTGGACTAAACCAGTCGGAGAGCAGCCAAGCTGACCCTTCATATGTGGAAGTGTCGAGCGATGTTGTGGGCAATGTGTTTGGACTGACGGATACGATGAAGGCAGTGTTGGGTGCAGTAGGTTCTTGGCTTGTGATGTTGGGAGTGGCAGTGGTGAAGCTAATGAGGAAACATGGATTGAGGGTGAATCTGAGGATGTTGGCGTCAAAGAAGGTTGTAATGGTTTTGCTTTTGTCTGCTGTGTATACTATATTGAAGAAAGCTTTTGGAATGTACCAAAGGGTGTAG